In the genome of Capra hircus breed San Clemente chromosome 5, ASM170441v1, whole genome shotgun sequence, one region contains:
- the PDGFB gene encoding platelet-derived growth factor subunit B isoform X2 → MNRCWALFLSLCCYLRLVSAEGDPIPEELYEMLSDHSIRSFDDLQRLLHGDSVDEDGAELDLNLTRSHSGGELESLSRGRRSLGSPTVAAEPAVIAECKTRTEVFEISRRLIDRTNANFLVWPPCVEVQRCSGCCNNRNVQCRPTQVQDRKVQVKKIEIVRKKKIFKKATVTLVDHLACRCETVMARAVTRTPGSSQEQRARTPQTRVTIRTVRVRRPPKGKHRKFKHTHDKTALKETLGA, encoded by the exons ATGAATCGCTGCTGGGCGCTCTTCCTGTCTCTCTGCTGCTACCTGCGTCTGGTCAGCGCCGAG GGAGACCCCATCCCCGAGGAGCTCTACGAGATGCTGAGTGACCACTCCATCCGTTCCTTCGATGACCTCCAGCGCCTGCTGCATGGAGACTCCGTAG ATGAAGACGGAGCTGAATTGGACCTGAACTTGACCCGGTCCCATTCTGGAGGCGAGCTCGAGAGCTTATCCCGTGGGAGAAGGAGCCTAG GTTCCCCGACGGTCGCCGCAGAGCCAGCCGTGATCGCGGAGTGCAAGACGCGCACGGAGGTGTTTGAGATCTCGCGGCGCCTCATAGACCGCACCAATGCTAACTTCCTGGTGTGGCCGCCCTGCGTGGAGGTGCAGCGCTGTTCTGGCTGCTGCAACAACCGCAACGTGCAGTGCCGCCCCACGCAGGTGCAGGACCGGAAGGTGCAG GTGAAAAAGATTGAGATCGTGCGGAAGAAGAAGATCTTTAAGAAGGCCACAGTGACCTTGGTGGACCACCTGGCGTGCAGGTGTGAGACGGTGATGGCTCGAGCCGTGACCCGAACCCCGGGGAGTTCCCAGGAGCAGCGAG CCAGGACGCCCCAAACTCGGGTGACCATTCGGACGGTGCGAGTCCGCCGGCCCCCGAAGGGGAAGCACCGGAAGTTCAAGCACACACATGACAAGACGGCGCTGAAGGAGACCCTCGGAGCCTAG
- the PDGFB gene encoding platelet-derived growth factor subunit B isoform X1 codes for MNRCWALFLSLCCYLRLVSAEGDPIPEELYEMLSDHSIRSFDDLQRLLHGDSVDEDGAELDLNLTRSHSGGELESLSRGRRSLGSPTVAAEPAVIAECKTRTEVFEISRRLIDRTNANFLVWPPCVEVQRCSGCCNNRNVQCRPTQVQDRKVQVKKIEIVRKKKIFKKATVTLVDHLACRCETVMARAVTRTPGSSQEQRAARTPQTRVTIRTVRVRRPPKGKHRKFKHTHDKTALKETLGA; via the exons ATGAATCGCTGCTGGGCGCTCTTCCTGTCTCTCTGCTGCTACCTGCGTCTGGTCAGCGCCGAG GGAGACCCCATCCCCGAGGAGCTCTACGAGATGCTGAGTGACCACTCCATCCGTTCCTTCGATGACCTCCAGCGCCTGCTGCATGGAGACTCCGTAG ATGAAGACGGAGCTGAATTGGACCTGAACTTGACCCGGTCCCATTCTGGAGGCGAGCTCGAGAGCTTATCCCGTGGGAGAAGGAGCCTAG GTTCCCCGACGGTCGCCGCAGAGCCAGCCGTGATCGCGGAGTGCAAGACGCGCACGGAGGTGTTTGAGATCTCGCGGCGCCTCATAGACCGCACCAATGCTAACTTCCTGGTGTGGCCGCCCTGCGTGGAGGTGCAGCGCTGTTCTGGCTGCTGCAACAACCGCAACGTGCAGTGCCGCCCCACGCAGGTGCAGGACCGGAAGGTGCAG GTGAAAAAGATTGAGATCGTGCGGAAGAAGAAGATCTTTAAGAAGGCCACAGTGACCTTGGTGGACCACCTGGCGTGCAGGTGTGAGACGGTGATGGCTCGAGCCGTGACCCGAACCCCGGGGAGTTCCCAGGAGCAGCGAG CAGCCAGGACGCCCCAAACTCGGGTGACCATTCGGACGGTGCGAGTCCGCCGGCCCCCGAAGGGGAAGCACCGGAAGTTCAAGCACACACATGACAAGACGGCGCTGAAGGAGACCCTCGGAGCCTAG